The following coding sequences lie in one Lolium perenne isolate Kyuss_39 chromosome 2, Kyuss_2.0, whole genome shotgun sequence genomic window:
- the LOC139835192 gene encoding uncharacterized protein produces the protein MASNPMFQVPHHREVDRFQWQQGHPDEPEERQIGVDPFSLRQLSRVDIDRPLPIPSVSVDDQHLPAYAPARSASASSSVPQSPRLSSTSATPTRWDAHLALARPATSSVAETKEVPRRKSFAGGELELELGDNKFDVLLSSPERKASAPQRWGSDVPLISGARRSKGKHGAEAAAPFGCCIYLPGLTRRSRPPHSTGTEAAARSSSGSSPAAFRGPEADARSSAGSNPSKFRGPEADARSSVGSAPAKLRVPEAAYVEPEPVLDDPSTARQSTVSLAVSLERFECRFSSRSSGLLGLDDEDDEEAAPSSSYFDLPLELIMGSDDYGDGETGLPMHAAFMFDGDGIRKSVLKNGARRGAASAKVSDDASGTDRIPARHHVRFSVTSESAPADP, from the coding sequence ATGGCGAGCAACCCCATGTTCCAAGTGCCCCATCACCGGGAGGTCGACCGCTTCCAATGGCAGCAGGGGCACCCAGACGAGCCGGAGGAGAGGCAGATCGGCGTCGACCCATTCTCGCTCCGGCAGCTCTCCCGAGTCGACATCGATAGGCCGCTGCCCATCCCCTCCGTCTCCGTCGACGACCAACACCTGCCTGCCTACGCTCCGGCGCGGTCCGCCAGCGCCAGCTCCAGCGTGCCGCAGTCGCCGCGCCTGTCATCCACGTCGGCTACACCCACGAGGTGGGACGCGCACCTGGCTTTGGCACGCCCGGCGACGTCGTCCGTGGCGGAGACTAAGGAGGTTCCGAGAAGAAAGTCTTTCGCCGGCGGGGAGCTGGAGCTGGAGCTGGGGGACAACAAATTCGACGTCCTCCTCTCTTCCCCGGAGCGGAAGGCGAGCGCGCCGCAGCGCTGGGGAAGCGACGTGCCTCTCATCTCGGGCGCACGCCGGAGCAAGGGGAAGCACGGGGCCGAGGCAGCGGCTCCGTTCGGCTGCTGCATCTACCTCCCGgggctcaccaggaggagcaggccgCCGCATTCTACCGGAACAGAAGCCGCCGCGCGCTCCTCCTCGGGTTCATCTCCGGCGGCGTTCCGCGGCCCGGAAGCCGACGCGCGCTCCTCCGCGGGTTCAAATCCGTCGAAATTCCGCGGCCCGGAAGCCGACGCGCGCTCCTCCGTGGGTTCAGCTCCGGCGAAACTCCGCGTCCCGGAAGCCGCCTACGTCGAGCCCGAACCCGTGCTCGACGACCCGAGCACGGCGCGGCAGAGCACCGTGTCGCTGGCCGTGTCGCTCGAGCGGTTCGAGTGCCGCTTCTCGTCGAGGTCCTCGGGGCTCCTGGGCctcgacgacgaagacgacgaggaAGCTGCCCCCTCATCGTCGTACTTCGACCTTCCGCTGGAGCTCATCATGGGCAGCGACGACTACGGCGACGGCGAGACCGGCCTGCCGATGCACGCGGCGTTCATGTTCGACGGCGACGGCATACGAAAGAGCGTGCTGAAGAATGGCGCGCGGCGCGGGGCGGCGTCCGCCAAGGTGTCGGATGACGCGTCCGGCACAGACAGGATCCCGGCCCGCCACCACGTGAGGTTCTCGGTAACGTCGGAGTCCGCACCGGCAGATCCATAG